In Haliotis asinina isolate JCU_RB_2024 chromosome 15, JCU_Hal_asi_v2, whole genome shotgun sequence, one DNA window encodes the following:
- the LOC137265145 gene encoding uncharacterized protein, which yields MLRMSPKRLSVLFVAMTIEAVGSAIVWRTVFLMTTNSTNTPTQLFEQQGGFPPSTPLTSSSSVFDLSAAGDNFRSDVIDNWEIENKTVVRLSVFNLHGDVVWYTDLDGLGSNLLNWNRATRFEGSSDRNMAENKDRLQITFNASGVFVNRPDDNMGWLWVEMMSGTQRIVIANTGPRDYPTNFMKKSNADQVVEYRDRPAFNFTFATGNSVSWGVAWSFASYVVGISLQRTSSGHLTAFKLAYSAVDGCFSKYPDAYTFYKDSNGTEKVFVPVYIGDVAEFPTVTFYAKCIHILKNSGIGQPAIIFPIYTSKEAYVEGAMFGIQWGRDDEEDPLKDALDEIQEELSVDKTDTAQYKSKFTSAVDNRGSVVVFGVAGILIFLLIILGIVLLDLSTLSRQVRFMKRNFGDFKQFLRHLQYMYRSKAGSRTGKQKATPRKVDVKQVKVDIIEGSGSGATAKNIAQPTKLSSKTSSMKLKSGKTGSKKSAFKKSVKNAISKKKASAILTKISE from the exons ATGTTGAGGATGTCACCGAAGAGGTTATCTGTACTGTTTGTTGCCATGACAATAGAAGCTGTCGGATCCGCCATAG TGTGGAGGACAGTATTCCTCATGACGACCAACAGCACCAACACGCCGACTCAGCTGTTCGAACAGCAGGGTGGATTCCCGCCGTCCACGCCCCTCACAAGTTCCTCTTCTGTATTTGACCTCTCAGCGGCCGGTGATAATTTCAGAAGCGACGTGATCGATAACTGGGAGATCGAAAACAAAACCGTG GTAAGACTGTCCGTCTTCAACCTGCACGGCGACGTTGTGTGGTACACCGACCTGGACGGCCTCGGAAGCAATCTCCTCAACTGGAACAGAGCAACCCGATTCGAGGGCAGTTCCGACAGAAACATGGCGGAAAATAAGGACCGCTTGCAGATCAC GTTTAATGCGTCTGGGGTGTTTGTGAACCGACCTGACGACAACATGGGATGGCTGTGGGTGGAGATGATGAGTGGTACCCAGCGGATTGTCATCGCAAACACAGGCCCGAGAGACTACCCAACAA ACTTCATGAAAAAGAGCAACGCTGACCAAGTTGTTGAGTACAGAGACAGACCTGCGTTTAACTTCACGTTTGCTACCGGGAACTCCGTTTCTTGGGGG gtgGCCTGGTCCTTTGCTAGCTACGTAGTAGGGATTTCACTCCAAAGGACATCCTCTGGTCACCTGACGGCCTTCAAACTCGCCTACAGCGCCGTGGACGGGTGTTTCTCCAAGTACCCAGATGCATACACTTTCTACAAGGACAGCAATGGGACAGAGAAG GTGTTCGTCCCCGTCTACATCGGTGACGTAGCCGAGTTCCCCACCGTCACCTTCTATGCCAAATGTATACATATCTTAAAAAATAGTGGAATTGGCCAACCCGCAATTATATTTCCGATATACACATCGAAAG AGGCCTATGTGGAAGGTGCAATGTTCGGGATACAATGGGGAAGAG atgatgaagaagatCCCCTGAAAGATGCTTTGGATGAGATTCAGGAAGAGCTGTCAGTCGACAAAACGGATACAGCGCAGTACAAGAGTAAGTTCACCAGCGCCGTCGACAATAGAGGATCCGTTGTCGTGTTCGGCGTTGCGGGCATCCTCATATTTCTCCTTATCATCTTGGGCATCGTCCTTCTCGACCTGTCAACACTGTCCAGGCAGGTGCGCTTCATGAAGAGAAATTTCGGGGATTTTAAGCAGTTTCTTCGCCATTTGCAATACATGTATAGAAGTAAGGCGGGGTCACGTACGGGTAAACAGAAGGCAACGCCACGCAAGGTTGACGTGAAACAAGTGAAGGTTGACATCATTGAAGGATCTGGGTCAGGAGCAACTGCCAAAAACATAGCGCAGCCGACAAAATTATCGTCGAAAACCTCCAGCATGAAATTGAAATCAGGAAAAACTGGAAGTAAAAAGTCAGCCTTCAAGAAAAGCGTGAAGAATGCAATCAGCAAAAAGAAAGCATCTGCGATATTAACGAAGATATCAGAGTGA